AGTGAATAGATTGAGAAGGCTGTTTGCCAACACCAATCAGTTTTTCCACTTCCTCTTGAATTTTAGCTACCTCTAGACCAAGAGACTGTAATGCTTTTGCGGCAATACCTTCTCCTTCACGTACTAAACCAAGAAGAATATGTTCTGTCCCGATATTATTATGGCCTAATCGTACAGCCTCATCTTGAGATAGTGCCAGTACCTTTTGTGCTCTCTCTGTAAAGCGACCAAACATCATATGTTTTTTCCTCCTACTTTTTCAAATTTAATCTTTCGCGAATAATAGATGCTCTGCGAATATCACGTTCATCAGAGCGGAGTTCTTTATTGGCATAATGTTGCAAGAATCCAGGCTGTGTTAAAACCATCAATTCATTCAGTATATTCTCGGAAATATTTTCTATTATGCCTAAATCAATTCCCAGACGCAAATTAGAAATACAGATAGCAGCTTCCTTGGAATCAATAATTCTACTATTTTTAAGCGTTCCATACGACCGGAAAACACGATCCTCTAAACGGATCTCGGATTGTTCATAAATATACTGACGGGCCATGCGTTCATGTTCCACAAGTTGATTCACGATACTTTCCAAGTCTTCCACAATATCTTCTTCCGACTTACCCAGTGTAATCTGATTCGATATTTGAAATATATTCCCTCTTGCCTCACTGCCTTCCCCATATATACCTCTGACAACAAGTCCCAGTTGGTTGATAGCAGGGATTAGCCGATTCATTTGCTTCGTAAGTACAAGTGCAGGTAAATGCATCATAATGGAAGCTCTCATGCCAGTTCCAATATTGGTAGGACAGCTGGTCAGATATCCTTTTGTCTCATCAAACGCATAGTCGGCTTCTTCTTCCATCCAATCATCTAGATAATAAGCTTTCTCCAGAGCATTCCTTAACTGAAGTCCTGGATAATACACCTGCATACGCAAATGGTCCTCTTCATTTACCATAATGGAAGTCTGCTCATTTTCCGATAATAAAACAGCCGCATACTCACTATGTTTTATTAAATGTGGACTTACTAAGTGTTTTTCCACCAAAACATGTTTTTCAATCATATTTAACTGCTTCATTGGTATGAAAGAGAGAGAATCCTGCTTGGAATCGTCTTGCTCCACATAATTTTCCTTTATAAATTGCAGCACATCTTCCAATGCTTCTTTATTCCCCGATGTTGGATACAATTTATCTGCAAAGTTGCGGGCCAAACGGATGCGGCTGCTCATGACAATATCTTTATCCGGACCATCCTCCAGCATCCACGGGCTAACCGCCTCATTGATAAACGATTCTAATGTCACGTGTTATCACCCGCTTCCTTATTTTGTTGATTTGCTTTTTCCAGCTCTCTGATTTTATCGCGAAGAACAGCTGCTTTTTCAAATTCTTCATCTTCAATCAATTGCTTTAACTCCGCTTTATGGGAAGTAATTAATCGTTGTTGCTGAATATACTTCCCAGCACGTTTCGGAATTCTTCCGGTGTGTTTGGTATTCCCGGCATGTACACGCCGTAAAATTGGCTCTACCTTTGAACCAAAAGAAGCATAGCAATCTGCACAGCCAAATTTCCCGGCTTCTTTAAATTCGCTAAACGTTCTGCCGCAAGATGGACATTTTAAATCTGGAGGCTGTTTAGGCTGATTCGTATTTGCTGTTCCTGCAGCGTTTAAATGTAGCCCATCTTTTTGAAACAATCCTGCTAACAGATCATTCAAGGAATAGCCTTCTTCCGGATAAGTCAGATATCCTTTTTTCTTTGCACATATCTCACAAAGGCTGATTTTTTTCTCCTGCCCATTTATGATATGTTTAAAATGCAATGTCGCCTTTCTTTCATGGCATTCCTGGCATTCCATACGATTCCTCCCCTTTTAGGTCATTAATCGTTCAAATACTTGAGTGTTGTTAATGCAGATTTAAGGATACGCGCACGCAACTCATCTCTAAGTGGTAATTGAAAAGCTAACGTCGTTCGGTCAATACTAGCTAATATTAATTTAGCTTCACGTGCTGTAAGCAGTTCCTCCTCTAACAGGCGGTCTAAAATGTCTATTGCAGCACGTTGAGGAATCGAATCACCGATTAAATAAATAATTTCATCGATTAATTCCGAATTATCCTGATGACGAACACGCATGATGCGGATATACCCTCCGCCTCCGCGCTTACTTTCGACGATATACCCTTTCTCAATTGTAAAACGGGTATTAATAACATAATTTATTTGAGAAGGTACACATTGAAACTGATCTGCAATTTCACTTCTTTTTATCTCAATCGCTTGCTGTTCCTCTGCCTGTAATACTTTTTTCAAATATTGTTCAATAATATCTGAAATGTTACTCATCCTTTGCACCTCAAATCAAATAATTTATTTGATAAATTATTCCTTTTGACTTTGACTAACTTTGACTATGGTTTTATTATAATATAAATTTCTTCTGTTGCAAATGGATGATACTTCTATTTTTGACAAACAGACCAAAAATCAAAACTAAATTATAGAAAATCTATGAAAATATTTAAGCATGTGTTATTTAAGTACATGTTCAAACTGGCAAGGCTGCGATTATTCCCCCTTCAAACGTAAGTAAATAGTTGAACATCTTTATCATTTAATCCCGCTTCGTTATATTTACTACCCCTTGCTGTTTAGATATATCGTCAAATAAATAAACTAAATTATTATCCCTCTTCATATCTGTCCATATATGAATTCTACGCTGATCACCCTCCAGCTGCTTTATCTCTACTTGTTTAATACTGAAATGCTTTTCTTCAATTGACTTTACTGCTTCATGTATTTCAAAATCTTTTGAAGCAATAATCTCAATAAAATTACTGGATCTGAAACGTGGAAAGAAATATTCGATTTGGTTTAAAAAAATTAAACTGACTAGAATAATTAGAGTAGTTACAATAGCAGCGCTATACATTCCAGCTCCGACTACTAATCCAATTCCTGCTACAGCCCATATAGAAGCAGCGGTGGTTAGTCCTTTGATAGCTCCTCCATAAACAATGATGGTACCAGCGCCAAGAAATCCAATACCACTGATTACATAGGACGGGATACGAGCAGGATCAAATTGAACGTTGTCGTATTGATGTATAAAAGCAATAAAACCAAAGAACGATAAAATCATCATCAAGCAAGAGCCTACCCCTACCAGTATATGCGTACGAAACCCGGCTGAATGATTATTAATTTCCCGTTCAAAACCAATTAAGCCGGATAATAGTAAAGCAATAAACAGCCGTAATAAGATAACTGAAAAATTGTCTCCGATGAATTGTTCCAATCTGGCTTCCTCCCTTCCTTCCCTATTACTATTTATTGTAAGCTTATTCATATGCTTAAATTATCATCTCTTTTTTGTGAATATGCAAATTGTTTAGGGCATCACTATATATTTCAAATGAAATAACTTTATCGTTCATTTTATTGTATTGCAGTCTTCTTTAAATGATTATTTCGACAATATATAATGTGAAACTTCATTCAGTATCGATTTCTCGACACACAAATATTTTCGGGAGCAGAGTTAATATCATCCCGCAACCTCACGAACATAATCTGTTTGCTCACCCTCACTGTATAGGACTATAACTTCGTTTACTGCTCTCTATTAAAAAGTTTTCATTCTTCTTTATTTTCAAAGTGGAAGCAGGGCAGACAACGACCCTGAAAAAAAGACGTTAGCGAATTTTCTCACCAACGTCAAAATTATATTATCAAAAGAACAAAATCGCTAACGCGACTAAATCACGTCCCAAGTAGATGCTAATCACTTGGGACGTTTTTCGCTTCAATCATAGTGCCATTACAATGCGGACAATGAAGTTCTACTTCATCTCTATTATTTTTATCCACACTAAATTCACCAATGATATACTCCGGGACTTCATCGGTTCCATGGCAATCTAAACATTGAAATAATATGATCTTCATTTCTTCTTTTAAGCCAAAAGGATCCTCTTCGTCCAGCCAGTCTGGAAAAAATTCATCTGATTTATCCGGCTCTTTTGGGTTTGTCAATTCCGTATCTCCTCCTTCTTTCTTTCTCTACATCCTCCATGTAATGATAAATCCACCCATAGTCAGCATGCCATATTCCAATGAGCTCCATCTGTTTACGGCAACACGGACATTCCAAAGGGTCCTGTTCAAATGATTCTATCATACGTTGACGGTATGTTTTTTTCTTACGTTTTGCTTCCAAAAGAAACGAAATCTGCTTCGTTCTCATGAACGCATATAAACTCAATATTTGTTGCGCTTTACGATGAGCCCTTCTACTATACAGCCCATATCTCCCAACCATTCGAAAATGCTTTGGTGGAATGTGTTGTAATATTTCAAATAAGAACCTGTACACTGGAACCTTTTTATCTACACGTTTTCCTGTTTTATGATCCTCATACCAGTAATGAACTGTTTCCCCATCATAAGATTCAATACGATATTCGGCGATAGCTGGTCGAGCTAAATATCTGCCGATATACTTGGCTACACGCTTGGCATTGTTCATTTTCTTCTCTGCATTGACATAAAAGCCTTTCGGATACCTTTGATATAACTCATTAATAAGTTCTATGATTTTCGGTGTTGCAGGAAACCACTTCTTCAACAAATCTAAGACAACTTTTTGCCAGGACTTTCTTAAAAAATCATAAGGAACATATCCATTATTAACCCATTCATTTTGATTATCTAACGCACCTTCTGTCACCAATGCATGTATGTGAGGATTAAACTTTAAATCTCTTCCAAACGTATGAATAACCGTAATAATCCCTGAACGGAAGC
The nucleotide sequence above comes from Oceanobacillus timonensis. Encoded proteins:
- a CDS encoding MgtC/SapB family protein, translated to MNKLTINSNREGREEARLEQFIGDNFSVILLRLFIALLLSGLIGFEREINNHSAGFRTHILVGVGSCLMMILSFFGFIAFIHQYDNVQFDPARIPSYVISGIGFLGAGTIIVYGGAIKGLTTAASIWAVAGIGLVVGAGMYSAAIVTTLIILVSLIFLNQIEYFFPRFRSSNFIEIIASKDFEIHEAVKSIEEKHFSIKQVEIKQLEGDQRRIHIWTDMKRDNNLVYLFDDISKQQGVVNITKRD
- a CDS encoding protein arginine kinase produces the protein MTLESFINEAVSPWMLEDGPDKDIVMSSRIRLARNFADKLYPTSGNKEALEDVLQFIKENYVEQDDSKQDSLSFIPMKQLNMIEKHVLVEKHLVSPHLIKHSEYAAVLLSENEQTSIMVNEEDHLRMQVYYPGLQLRNALEKAYYLDDWMEEEADYAFDETKGYLTSCPTNIGTGMRASIMMHLPALVLTKQMNRLIPAINQLGLVVRGIYGEGSEARGNIFQISNQITLGKSEEDIVEDLESIVNQLVEHERMARQYIYEQSEIRLEDRVFRSYGTLKNSRIIDSKEAAICISNLRLGIDLGIIENISENILNELMVLTQPGFLQHYANKELRSDERDIRRASIIRERLNLKK
- a CDS encoding IS91 family transposase produces the protein MRKGSGVIKEILKDHFAGFWEFHADRFPKTYREHIKETVEKTIRCGTRDLGYARYECLGCEGDPSPKFVCFTCKSRLCHRCGKKYTDDWSDKQQEMIFNVTHRHMVFTLPRELRNIFYNDRKKLNELSKQVAEVFQYHNKKKGKKRGFRSGIITVIHTFGRDLKFNPHIHALVTEGALDNQNEWVNNGYVPYDFLRKSWQKVVLDLLKKWFPATPKIIELINELYQRYPKGFYVNAEKKMNNAKRVAKYIGRYLARPAIAEYRIESYDGETVHYWYEDHKTGKRVDKKVPVYRFLFEILQHIPPKHFRMVGRYGLYSRRAHRKAQQILSLYAFMRTKQISFLLEAKRKKKTYRQRMIESFEQDPLECPCCRKQMELIGIWHADYGWIYHYMEDVEKERRRRYGIDKPKRAG
- a CDS encoding CtsR family transcriptional regulator, with protein sequence MSNISDIIEQYLKKVLQAEEQQAIEIKRSEIADQFQCVPSQINYVINTRFTIEKGYIVESKRGGGGYIRIMRVRHQDNSELIDEIIYLIGDSIPQRAAIDILDRLLEEELLTAREAKLILASIDRTTLAFQLPLRDELRARILKSALTTLKYLND
- a CDS encoding UvrB/UvrC motif-containing protein; protein product: MECQECHERKATLHFKHIINGQEKKISLCEICAKKKGYLTYPEEGYSLNDLLAGLFQKDGLHLNAAGTANTNQPKQPPDLKCPSCGRTFSEFKEAGKFGCADCYASFGSKVEPILRRVHAGNTKHTGRIPKRAGKYIQQQRLITSHKAELKQLIEDEEFEKAAVLRDKIRELEKANQQNKEAGDNT